CCCAGTGGACAATTGGTCTACTCTTTCATTTTAGTCACCCAGAATAAGTAAAATCagttgtttgaaaataatactgcattataataatattgcaaataatattgttaactttaatgCTAGCATCAAcgtttttatgaaaatgtgaaTGCTATATATGAAGTCAGAATGTGAATGCTGCAACATGTATTTTTCATGCCATGTATTATACATACTTTTCACGTCCATCTCCACAAACTACAATGTGTCGGTTGTCTGTTGACCAGTCCAGATCCAAGATTGCCCCACCGAGAGCAGGGTACTCTGCTTTACAAATGTGTTCAGGGTTGACAGTGTCCCAAATTCGAACTTTTCCTGCTATGTCTAGCAGCACACAAACAGAGTAGGCAAAATCATATCATATTTTATGAGTAACTAAGAAGGTAGCTAAAAGTTATCTTACAAAGAAGCTTATATTTTAAGCCCACACATGCAAGTATGTCAAtgcttaatatttatttacaatgtaaaTTCTTGTAGAACTATTTCTCACACATCTTTAAAAGAATGCTGTAATAATCCTTTCCTCCCCACTAATCCTTCTAAATGATAGTGgtataaaataatcatttaaaaatagttttaaaaattgatagATCCCTTTACCATACTTCCTATTCTAACTACTGATGTctttcaaatgtattttaattagGACAGATTTTTAATTGGTAGTTGATAAATTACATtgtagtttatatttatattaaaataatattacaatgcCAACAAATATACTGCAACAgtctaattataataaaactgCTTGTTCAAACTCCTTCTCTTAGCTATATCTATCAAGATAGATAAcattgataacattttattcctttcattttcatttcatctcttttaatttatttattacctGCTGAAGCAATGTAGAAGCGGGAGGGTGAATAACGTGCAATGGTGGTAGGTTTGGAGTGTTCTGTGTATACATCCACTTTGGAAAGCTCCTGTAAGTATTAAGAAAATAAGGGgaaagaaatgcaaatgaaataataatcataaagcCCACACTGTCTATCTGCATATAGGCTACAAGTACttatttacaattaatattACTTCTCCTGTCCATTTAGATGTATGGATGTACAGCGTCCTTCAGTTTGAAGTATAGTCTGGCTACAGTTATGCTCCATATTGGTTGACAGGGCATGCACTTAAGCCAGTGAtacccaaccttttcttgcccgAGGGCCACACTGAAAATCTCACAGGCCAGAACatggtggttttgccagaatcatgatgttaaaaatgaaattatgttgagtctggttaaaatgagcaggcTGGATTTGAGGGGCATAGGTTAGGCACCCCTGACTTAAGCAAAGTGACAGTACTATTGGAATTAACATACTATGGCTTCTCTTCTGTGACATGGAGTAGCATTCTTCCTATAATTAGTAATCTGACAGTCACACGTTATTATCTCAAATACTCTgtgaaaagattaaaacaaaaatatacatttgactaatctttaaaaaaaaatgtactaatgtcaaaattctaaaaaaatatttttgtaccaCCTAAAAGCTGGAAATTTTATCTATAtgccaaataaaacaaactaaagagCTATAGATATATTATCTTATAgtctcagaaaaaaacaaaaacggtcTTATGCAAGCACGGTTCAAAAGACACATTGACATAGATAATTATGCCTAAAACTGATAGATCAGAGTATTACTGCTTGCTTTACTCATGGAACTTtattcaagaaacaaaaaacacaaatatggCTTCAGTTCCCTCTGACAAATTAAAATGTATCCAAGTAGTGACTTGGGGAAGTCTTGGGGAATGTGcatataataaatgtaaaacatgtcaaatgaaaatataaacgAACTTCTAACCTGAATATTCCTAATGAAAATGCTCTGACCATTGCAATACAAGAAGTTTTCTCCTTTGGGGTCTCCAGTGATCTTAACAGGTTTTCCTCTTTCTGCAGTTGGAAGTGCCGCAAAGACCTTTTCtgtataatatatacacacacatgtatatatatatacctaaacATAGGCATAAACCAAATATACTAAATAAGGCACATAGTTAGATTTAGaagtgatattaaaaaaaaaagcaagtgcTCTTTATgttgaactggctgaactttataggaaaaaaataacactgcaccatttttttatgtctgaCTACTTCAGATGTGTCAGCTGCTGTGAATGCCATGTATGTTGGCAAAGcaaatattattattcctaTCTCTGTATGTGTATGCAAGCATACATGTttgagaagggggggggggggagtggagACTTGACTTTATGATTTGGGCCTCCAACCGTGTCAAATAAATCAATactgaaaattgtaaaaagaaCACTGGAATCTGTGTTCTACCGCTATATAATGCGCGTTTACCTACGTCAAAGCAATACAGTTAATTTTATAAAGTGACAAGACTTGTTACAACTGTGATGTATAATAATGCTGTATGTTTGTCTCTGCACAGTAATTTCATGCTATCTTTAAAATAGTGAAATGGTAATGTAAGAAGTTATAGTTCTGATGTGTCTATAAGTTTCAGCTACAACTTATATTCGTCAATTTTATGGCATATATTGGTGTGTGTCGTGGCACTGAAGTAAATGTTCAAATTGTTAGACGCCCATTAAAACTCTGTCGTCTGCATTTTCACTATCAGCGATTGAAAGGGTGAATTAACTAGAAAATGCAAAGCTTACTTTGTGTAATGACTGGAAGTTTGCTTTTAGATGCCATTGCCTTTCTCCTAATTGATGAATTGTTTCAAACTGCACAGATTTATCCCAAAATGCTTAACGGCAATCTTAGCTGAAACTTTACTTCCTTGCTCGTCGCCGGCCCGGAAGTGACTCAGGTCAGAGGTAGAAAATCgatatgcgcatgcgcagtattGGTCTATTGCCTAATTTGGTCATTTGGGACAGGTATAGGGATCCAGATTTATATAGATGCTCGGTATACCAGTTACCACTGCCAAATAAAGGCGTCCTTTCCAGACATTTACTATCATGAATAAGAGCGCACATGACACACTTATTTTCGTGTAACACCCACTACCCAGCAATGCGTGTTGAATATAAtgtagcgggagcgctgtttaggtcagcaggtactgctgacagtgcctagcctccccaccccacacccccttccaccccacgcgtggtcgcgcgagcggcgcgcagcgcgagacgggcagcaacagcgggtgacgtagtacccaagctgccctgtacaaaatgcgggCGTAAGGCAGCGCCCGCGCCTTTTCTCTCGGTACGGGAACcctcacaacattgccagcagtcaacaccaatcagagagagagagaatgatcaGCGACACTTCGGATTAATCGGACGCTGATCGACAATCTGCGTTTCTtctggttctgaaaaactgctactttaattagcacgagaaatgcagattTTCAACGTCAGGTTAACCCGAACAGTCGCTCTGAATTAATTAATGGATCGGTTTTGGAAGCTAAAATTTACAAATTACATGTATATAGATTTATATCACATATATCTACCGAGATCTGCCAcacaaaaaaagtctttaaagtCTATATGTTGTGATAGAGGTCTCGACAGTAGGTGCATGTATACGTCTCTCTCGGGATGTTGGTCACTTTCTGTGGAAATCGATATGCTCTTAGAATCTTCAAGAACATGGGGTAATGGAAGCTGAAATGCTTCTCTAAACTTCGATCGGCAGAGTTTCTGTAGAGTGATGAGTTCCATTCAAGTGACTGTTTCACTATACGTTTAGTGCGTAAGACGATCGAAGAACTGCATGGTCGGTGCATTCCCTTTCACTTCTGAATCCTTGACTTTTCTTGACTAATCTTCTGTAGTAGGACTCTGCTGTGCTGTTCTTCCAGTCTTGTACATCGTCCGCACGTTCGATTGCCAAGTTCATTTAATTATTGCAAGGTTTCGACAAGGACTGTTCATAAAAGGCATTAATTACAGATCTGCCCGAAGTTTCATGGCTGATTATTTTGTTACTGCCCTGTATAAtcgtttttttttgtgtttttttttttttttttggggggggggcgggCGGTTCATACATATGAGCCTACACGCATAACCTTTTTTGGACtttggataagaaaaaaaactcgcGTCATTCAAGTGTTTTCTGCAAAGAATTTTAGGATGCTGATGGAGCgcataaagaataaaagaaaatattttgtgtaaattttttatgtaaatatttatttttacagactAAATGGCGAAAAAAGTTAATTTAGGTAATACGATTTTTCTCTATTCCACGAAATTAAACACCTACATAGTATAACTCatccattttcttgttctttctgcCTAACTCTCCTATCTCGCGTTCCTTCGAGTTTTTGAATTTCTAACCTAGCTGTGGATGTTCGTTTATGTATAATAatgtgtttgtatttgattGTGACGTCTACATCACAACGGCTTCGCTCCCCACTGCCCCTGGTCTCTTCTAAAGCTCATTAAGCTCGCCTCCGTGTTGggaaatgcgctatacaaatcctattattattaatgtaaccaacacgtcagtcaatgatggctacgtaggggtggactagtcgtacaagaaaacaacaaagatcgaAATTGCCGCATAACTATAgtttttattcagagtttcactcggCGACTGCATGGCCTGCAGTCTCTCCAttctcacttccaaatccaAAAAAGCCCCTCTCCACTGTAAAACTATATGCTACCTATCCTCTCTACcgtcgaacgttccagaaccatccaccccctttCCCAGGCCACGTGGCGCCACTGGACACACATATATTACcccgccctgtctggtcattgtgcCCCCAATTATAGTGGCTCAGGCATCTTCGTAACTTCAGGTGTAACAATTTAGAGACCCATTAGCCAGTGGCTGCTCGGGGGATGGGAGGGGGTAGCAGTTCAAGGCAGGCTATTATGCACCCAGCCGGAGTGAGAAAGAGTCAGTCAGTCCCGTTCGATGCCGACTATAACCGAAGACATAACTGACAGCTAGTCCGTACACGACTATATATAAAGAGTGCTACATTCAGATCGAGCTTAATAAAGTCAATTCAGTAATAATGATAGTGGATCAATTCTAATATTTTGGGGaatattatttcaaatttagaaaactttttatttctgtacttatttttttaattgcaacaTGTGATGCTTTGCATTGCGATCACTATTTATACATATTATCAGCTATCCTGACATAAATAGAACGTATTTTCACTGTACAtgtcgtctctctctctctcacatacacaatcaAAATCTTCAGATGTAATCCAATAAGAAATAGACTGAGCTCTGCGCGTTTTTGTGAATGGAAATAATTTAATACCGCTGGCCGCTGCAGTACGTTTGAATACAAGTCACCAACATAAATACTTAACCTGTGAACCTAATCACTCtaacagttacttccctttaaaaaaaatgtttttcaggaAGAACAGCAGTCTAGTTACCGGTGATTTCATTGGTTTGGAGTTTGAAAACTCCATGCTGATTGGAGCACCTAGACGTACGCTCGTTGTATGAGTAGTTGTATCTAAGCATCAGGCAGTGTTGATCAATGGACGACGTGAGCAGCGTTGCGCCGCGCAGCGCTGGCGAAGTATGGGTGACCGTTATCAACAAAGGCTTTGACCGAGGCGAGTAATCATTGTTTATTAAATATTCAACATCCCTTGTTGGATTTAACCGATTAAAAGTTCTTTTACACTAGGCTGCCAAACGATTTCGATTATCTTGGCGAAGAAAACCTAATTGACATCCGTGACATTCTTGCAGCAAACATGTATTTGTCGTGATAAAAGAATTAATTTGAAATAAGACATCTTTTTGGAACAGGCATATCACCTTCACTGATGGATTAGGaaagtgaaaatgtaaaatccaGCTCGGTTCGTCTGAACCAGATGGATGATCGTACGTGTCACATTGTAAGAGATACAGAGattaaaagttaattattttttttttcaatgtattgTATCCTTTTAAATGACAGTGACAGAACTGTTTTACGCCAAGAATATAAATAATCATCAGTAGAATGAGCAGGTGACTATAACAGTCTGCAGCTCCTAATTTAGTTATTGTTAaggtgaaatatttattaaaagatgtaaaaacCTAACTATTGTTCTAAGGGTTTATTTAAGTTCttgcattttatatattttatttcttgcaaaatatatttctaaagaATACATATTAGTCTTAGACTTTTTCCTCCTGTGTTATTTTTTAGAAaagccagatttttttttttttttttggcaaactgagtaatttgttttccttggtTGTCTTTCTAAATTCTAATTGATagtatacaatattttaaatttcattgtttaaaatttcttttcagttGTTAATATGAGAGATTTGACTTTTTTCAGGCTAACACCATCTTGGAAATCTATAATCTTTGTCTATGGACCAACTGCAGAACAGTCTTGAGGACCTGTCCATTAGGAATCAGCTTCCTCAGCACAGTAAGGCTGACAAGCCTATTCTTAAAGATGATTCTTTATTGCACAGACATGCAGAACTTCACAGTCAGACATATGAAACTGTTTATGAGCTAGAAAGTAGACTTGATGTAACTGGATTACAAAATGCACTGACTACTAACTACTTCCTTGTTAACTCTCATGCTACAGGGCAAAAGTCACCAACCTATGCATTAGAGCATCAGAAAAGTGCCATAACTGGTGATACCATGATTTCACAGAGCAAATCAGTGAAAGGCATAAGCAATCCTTACAATCGACCTCTTAGTGCTAAAGAAGCAAATGATGAtatgcaaaaacaaagaaagagatatATAGCATCACCTAGTGGCATAGCAATCATTTCTGCCAGTTTATCTAACCTTCAAAACACTCCAAATGATCGTAGGGCTGCACTCGATTATTATTCAGGAAGTTCACTGCAGTATAACACCTTCATGCGTCCACAGAGTGGCTTGCGCAAAGACTTGCCTCCAGATGCAACATTACCACCACAACAAGTTTGCCATTCTTCTTTAAAAGCCGGGAACTCTAATGTTCAGTTTCAAAAATCCCCGGGTTTGAACCAGTTTACTGGGAAAGTTATCCAGAAGCAAAATAACTCAGATCAAAGCCAGTCATTGTTCGGGAAAGGACTACTGGTCCCTCCAGAAAGTTCTAATCATGTCGCTCAAGCTGCTAAGGCAGCAGCAGGGAGCTGTGATGTACAGCAAAAGTCTAATACTTTTGGTAAATGGAATCCAAATTACCCACAATGCACATATGTTGAAGCTAATTACACTATTCATAAGGATGCCTCATTGGCTGGAGGCAATGCACACAAAACATTCCGCATTGGCAGTAACAAAACCCGTTCACCATTATCTGTATCAATTAACATAGAAAAGTCTTCACCAGTCGGTAAGGATATCAACACGCTCAAGCTTCAGCCAAGCCTTCCATCATCACTACATACTGGTGGGAAAGGCCATGGTCATCAAGGTGGATATGGCAAGAAAGGACCCCTGACTGTTCCTCTTCATGGCTTTTTCAACCAGGGTGATGGAGATTTTAAAGATAGTAACCCACTTGTCTACAGTCGTAAAGGTAGCTTATTGCGCAgcacaaaaatagaaactgGATGGAAGGAACATGCAACACTTGGTAAACTCAGTTACAAGAAACCTTTAGAAGAAtccaacaatgaaaaaaaagtaaaggaattACCTATAGCTGGTGAAGAACGTTTTGGAGGAGATGGTGCACCTTCCGTTAATGGTGATGTTAATGGTGATGTTAATGGTGATGTTAACGGAGAGAAGAAGTATCCAGTTCAAGAAAATTCAGATGAGGAAGATGAGGACTCCACACCATCAGAGTAAGACACAAATTTTtctacttctctttctctgccgGCATTAATTTGAaatgaacaatgaacaaaaaccacataaattttgctttgtttatcaATCTTGAAGTTTCTTTATAGTGATATAGTTAAAATGAATGATAGTTTTAATGCTTGGGGTTAGAAAGGGACTTTATAATCCATGTTgataacagtttcttttttttttaattgtgacaTCTATATTCCAACATAACAGATCTATAGATAGATAGCTGTTAAGTAGACGAGTATTGTGCACCTTTGACTGTGAAGATACTTTATAGCTGCTGTCAGTGGTTTCAGAAATAGTAGTAACTGTCCTAAAGTATAAAAAGTTAGTGTTGGAACAGGGTGGGAAactcataaatattttcaggcAATTTTGAAGATTTGTAAATGCTTAACTTTGGTTTGCTTTTAAACACAACTGTTTTTCTATTCCTTCTGCCTCAATTTAAACATTGTGTATGTATGTTAGAGAGTGTTTTAGTGTGTGAAATTTATAATGCATTTATCTTTGCTTATTATTCTTGTTCATTCATGCTTAAAAGATCAGTTCTGTGTGGATGACAGTTATTTCACTCGCTTGTTTTAAGACTGTGCATATGGACAAGACTAGATCTCATACTTGACAGATTTAGAGATAAGGCACTCCAGTGTATAGCAGGTAGGGTGAGCTGGCAAAGACCTGTGATTACTAGGGCCTTGAATTTGTCTCCAGGCACTGTCTAGCTGACAAAACTATGTACCAAGGCACATGTCTGAAATGAGTTGTGTGTGTACCTTAAAAGGAGAggtacattaaataaaatgctaaaaaatgtgacaatttttgtattgcattgtattttCGCACATTGTGTCCATGCAGTACTGAAAGTTTTATGCGTGTTATTagtaaaggttaaaaaaaatagaaacagatgaGCTCATGTACAATAGCTATATTTCCAAAAGACTTATTCATGTTCAACAGGCATAACTTTTAGTTATGGCTTTAAGTGTGATGTATTTCTATACTATGAATTTCTTTGGTATAAGTCATTCATCTATTTCATTGTCTTCAATTTGAAGAGCTTAGATTTTCGCCTAGTCATTAAGAAATTTATGAACAGCTATATCAGGATGTTATTAAGTTCTTGATATGATCCACatgcacgtgtacacacacacacacaatatttaatCAGTTTGCTTAAATACTCTTTTCAAAGAGAGCGTTTACCTGGAGATGGTGAGGCAAGCTGTGATGACTGGAATGAAGATGATGGTATCGATGACCTGTAtgaggatgataatgaagatgataGTGATAGTATGTAAAAGTTTAtgcttacattttttgttatatttgctggtaacaaaaaaatcttcttttatGTCCtgttttcattaaagaaaagaaaccattACAAATATTGAGTAAGCAAAATATGACAAAGCCTGTTACCTTTCTTGAATAACTGTTAGTTATTGGactattttgtaatattttgttagtATGTTTGTTTCTCCTGGttgagaaaagagaaatttatCGAAAGAGAATGGCAATGGAAATAGCATGTTGGGCTTATATATGAGCTGAGCAAAGTGGAGAAGAGTAGAATGcatctaacaaaacaaaaagaaaaaatttatttccttaAACATTCATACCTTTAAATAGTATAGCATGTAACATATACAATTTAGAGGTTTACAaaagtgtatgcatgcatgtatatgaCCAATGTATCCTACTATCTTTTACAGCTGACTCAGACGATGTCACCACTACCAGCAGTCTGTCTAACAAAACCTCCTCTACCATATGCTTTAAGTCTGCCACAAAGCACCATTCTACTACTCAGAGTGAAACAACAAATGAAGAGCCTGCTTATTGCTGTATCGAAACTCAGACTTCTTTAGAAGAGACCGTTCTGAAACCAGCTCTGTGCCCGAGTTTGTTTCCTAATATTCCGCCCACCATAAATTTTGtgggagaaggagaaaaaggtaCCATTTATGAGAAATATAGAAGAGATTAGACTAAGAATAAGATACTGTCATTTTAGGTGATTTTGGtgatgaaagataaaagaattcatattttcttttgatttgcttttattttatttttttttaatttttttttttagtcttgtATTTTCCTTTGACCAAAATTTTGTCTCATTGTTTACTCACCGAAGATAGCAAGCGAAAAGAAAGGTGTCTTTAGATTTATCTGATCTTGGTTTGACTTTATGTAGTATATTTATGGTAGGTTCTCATTAGGATAATGTGCATGGATTGTCATGATAATGTAATTACTATTTCTAAGTATGCTATAATTGTTTTGTTAAACAAGCTGGTTTAATTGATTTATTTGAACGAAAAGGAAAGTACTTATGCCttgcttttattaaatatttgggGGAAAAGGGTTTGAGAGATTGGGATAGGATGGGAGCAAGTAGAGGGTGAAGTGACAGGAAACACTCTTGTTGGGAAGCCTTTGAGAGAGTGGCAACATTCAGAGTGAAATTACATATGCTGGCGGCACAGTCTAAATGGCCCTATCTTGGTCACATACAGGCCGGTTCTTAGCCCTTGCGGTGCCTGAGGCATGGGGGTTGATTGGGAGCCTACTTACTATTTATTAATCAAAAACACTGGGCCCCTGACAACTATCAAAAGTGCAGGGCCTTAGGTAGATGCACTGCCCTAGTCACATGTTTATCATTGTGATGTCAAACCACCCCcattgatctctttctgtgacTTCActattaatcttttttttttctgttgtgtgtgtgtgtgtgcgcacatacGTGCGTATGTATTTGTTGCATATATAGTGGAACAATTACCATGGGCAATACGAAAGCTGCTGAAGTGGCGCATGAGCCCCATCACACCAAACATTGTGAAATCAGCCATAGCAAGAGCCCACTTTCGTGTCACAAAAAGTATGTACTGCTGTCAtgtacaaattattattttttaaatcatctttctttctttgtcttattcATTATGATCATTATATGATGATAggtctcttcttctctctttcagatttgttttcattatctttcCCTTTCTGTGATTTTAATCTTTGTCATCTCTTCATATCATTAGTTGTTCTTAAGGTAGCAAAACCCATCACTAAGGCCAGACAACAAACCAAATGGTTGTAGTAGGAGACAAGGGTCTGaatcttaaaattattttcggGCCACAACTAATTGATTTATCAGTTCTATACCAATCTCTGGATTAGTCAGTCAGTGCCCATAACCATAGGCAACAACTTGGCTGGAAAACTGTCTGATGTATAAAGCACTGAACCTACAAATCTGAACAAAGGAGATACCCACAGTTCAGAAGCTGTACAGCATTTAGTGGGGATCTACAGTTCATGGCATcatgataaaataaagtttcattgtttctctttcatctcttcatATTTTTAGCATTGTTTTGTTGCATAACATTTtggaatttttgaaaaaaaacagtttttatctAGGCTTGTTCATAAGTGTTGACAGCATTTATCTTTTAAGTGTTACAGTGTTTTGATGAAGTAAAATGTGGATTTATATATGTGAAAATAAATCTATAATAAGGAAATATGGGATATACTAACT
This sequence is a window from Pomacea canaliculata isolate SZHN2017 linkage group LG5, ASM307304v1, whole genome shotgun sequence. Protein-coding genes within it:
- the LOC112563835 gene encoding tubulin polyglutamylase TTLL4-like isoform X4, with amino-acid sequence MDQLQNSLEDLSIRNQLPQHRQKSPTYALEHQKSAITGDTMISQSKSVKGISNPYNRPLSAKEANDDMQKQRKRYIASPSGIAIISASLSNLQNTPNDRRAALDYYSGSSLQYNTFMRPQSGLRKDLPPDATLPPQQVCHSSLKAGNSNVQFQKSPGLNQFTGKVIQKQNNSDQSQSLFGKGLLVPPESSNHVAQAAKAAAGSCDVQQKSNTFGKWNPNYPQCTYVEANYTIHKDASLAGGNAHKTFRIGSNKTRSPLSVSINIEKSSPVGKDINTLKLQPSLPSSLHTGGKGHGHQGGYGKKGPLTVPLHGFFNQGDGDFKDSNPLVYSRKGSLLRSTKIETGWKEHATLGKLSYKKPLEESNNEKKVKELPIAGEERFGGDGAPSVNGDVNGDVNGDVNGEKKYPVQENSDEEDEDSTPSEERLPGDGEASCDDWNEDDGIDDLYEDDNEDDSDTDSDDVTTTSSLSNKTSSTICFKSATKHHSTTQSETTNEEPAYCCIETQTSLEETVLKPALCPSLFPNIPPTINFVGEGEKVEQLPWAIRKLLKWRMSPITPNIVKSAIARAHFRVTKKNHDWIGCFGKHMKSTGFKSLREYQKINHFPGSFQLGRKDRLWRNLSKMQLNFGKREFSFFPQTFVLPSDFKLLKRAFEDGSSRQKWIVKPPASARGIGIKVINKWSQLPRRRAVIVQKYLAKPLLINDSKFDMRVYVYVTSYDPLRAYVFEDGLARFASCKYSQSAKSLGNKFMHLTNYSVNKHNAEYQSNADNTECQGHKWSLKSLWSYLKRHGVNTAAIWENIKDKVVKTLISAESSINSMIKSSVRSRYVVHELFGFDILLDENYKPWVLEVNISPSLHSNSQLDVIVKGRLICDMLNLAGLRIPDKNDVSHGNQQNVATSDLSAHIPPNNFCIDKRLLTNQLASDERAKHIYYCSRHQDEQALQTILDTLTPDDVRILTESVDEDNRKGGFVRVFPTPSTKKYLGYFEQPRYYNLLLHQWIQRYNHIEQKGISLLQSLCEDRIHLESPFDGHRHQWIMPNYATMPATHDIRQPGASLPKTKDSSGGKTKDTQSASRLPQVRNGVTGPSFWFSQTTTSGFSNTNSSPSLNSRGHISQNTSQVFTKPYLQISR